GCTTGTGCTCTTCTTCTCCGCTTGTGCTCTGTGCTCCTGCCGGCTGCCGCTTCTCCTCCTTCGACCAGCTTCTCCATTGTGGTTGTTCCAGGGTGGGTGTCCACTATTCAACCTTTTATTATCTGGATTAATTGTATCTTATATATGAAACCGTTGGAGTCACTGTAGTTGTCATTGTATGCGCTTCTCTAGTGAATGTAAATTACTTGTTATACAGTTTACTTATCTAGGATCATCTATCTTCTTGATGTCGATATTTTGGATTTCTGTTTCTGGAGTTTTTGAACAAGACTTTATTTTCTGGCTGAGAGATTTGAGACATAggttttgaactttaaaacaTGTGCTTGGGGGGCCAAACATTTCAACCGTCTGCATTGCACTCGATAGGAGTGTGAACTTTCATGATGTTTAGGTCTTCAGAATTTAAGTCTAAAACTTAGGTAACGAAGCTGCCTCAGGTCATGCCTGTCATATACAGCCTTAATCTCCAAAATGGATGTCTGACTGATTACATTTCTCTAGATCATATACTCACCTATTTATCATGGTACTGCATATGGTTGTAATGCTTGTCCACCGGTACTATTTATCATCATCCTCATCATTGTGCCTTGCCCATTTGCATAAGGCTGCCCAAACTGATTATATTTCTTCATACAACATTACTTTTGATCTTAAATGTCGGTAAACgtttagttttttcatatttagtAAGCAAGTTGGGCGATATCCATTCGGCTATTGATACTAAGACTTCTTGATGATGGTTCATCCTCgtctttcttttattgttttccacTTTTGTAATACATGGTTTCTGGATATTAAacaatttttatgtgttttccCTGGGAGTTTAAGATGTTAGTTTTTTTTAGTGTAGAGCAACTGGAGTAGCAATCATAGCACCTAGCTGATTAAGTACTTTTCTCCCTTTTATATTATTTGAGTTTTCTCCTAGTTTAGCACGTCTGAGAACAAGGAATTAAGGTCGCTTTTCTAATTGTAGAGCCTTCCCTTGCCTCATAgcaaatcattttttgtttgcagGTTGTTGCAACAATCATGCCTGAGGATTATCGATACATGAAGGTGAAAATTTAGTACTTGTTTAAAATATGTGCTTGGTTCTTGAATCGATTGGGCCTCTTGCCTATTCAGGCTTTCGTTTGCTTTCCCCCAAGTGTAGGCTGAGGTCAAAACAAGCTCAAGCTAAGCAAATCCAGAGCAATATTTCAAAACACAAAGATGCTATGACTTGGCATTCACTAAACTTCCCTAACCAAACTACAAGTCAACTCACTCTGGGTCAtttctgtttgtttttcatGTGTGTTGCAATGAAGAATCACCAAGCTTCACCAAGCATATGAATGTTTAGGCAGTATAGGTCAAAGCAAGGTTTTAGTTTTGTgcaattttagtcttttttttctatgaCTTGCATAAATTTCCATAACAATGTATCTAATAAAAATAACTCTCTTGCAGGGAGCTTTACAGTAACAATTTAAGTGGTGCAGTACCTAATGAACTTGGGAATCTTTCAAGCCTGGTTAGTTTGGATCTTTACTTGAACAAGTTCGTTGGACCCATTCCTAGCACTTTGGGCAAGCTTACAAAGCTGCGATTCCTGTAAGCAAAAACTGTTTTCATATCTTGATCTGCAAATGTTAATTTGATTATACTTTTATCTTGGTCTTTTGGGCACACATTGTTTGCAAGGCTGATGATGATATTTTCTTATACTTTGCAAGGCTGTTgataatattttctttgttgttaatTTTGCATTCCAAAGCACATGATATGTGTTAATGCAGCGTGTGATGCATGTATGGAAGTATGATATGCATACCTATCATACTGTGTGTTCTTTGGTGGTAACACTTCAAAAGTCTTCTTCTCTTTCCACCTTCTCAACACATTTGCTTTTAGTGCAACCATGATTTACAGCATGTCACAGTCATGTATTTAACTTAACAAAACAGTCTaatgtcatttgaaaaatgcttgatgtcattgtttttttattttttttttgaacaagtATTTGTGTCATTTGTGAAATGAAAAGGCAGTTGATGTCACAATGATTGGTCTGGATGACATCATATGGAAGGTTCTAATGCTTCTTTAAGGATTTCTGTTAAAACGCTCCAATGGTATTTGGgtatatttcatattttttcttttctgtttatttattgctttgttgattttctactatgtttttaaataaatcGATGTGAACCTGTTCTTATCAATCAATGCATGCAAGCAAAACTAAGTGTGGTTCAGTTATgccacactatatatatatatatatatatatatggatggaTGTCTTCTTTTGGTATTCCCTTAAATTGTAAGGATGTCTTTTGTTGGTATTCCCTTAGATTGTAATATGTTTCTGttaaatttcatgttcaaataggaGAAAAGCTTGAGCAGGAGGGAAGAAcactagtttgaagaatgacaaatttagGAAGAAATATCATTGATAAGGGCAAACAAGTATGTGATTCGAGACAGAGTTCAGATGATGTCCCAAACGGAGTACATTCCTCTAATGAAACTCCTATGGATTCGCAAGACACTGAAAATGAAGGAGTTTCAATAGATGCTCCTGAAGTATGTATAAGTGGTGCAAAAAGATCAAGGTCAAAGACTTCATCaatatggaatgattttgatGAGGCCATTATAAATGgtatcaaaaaaggaaaatgtaagtACTGCAGTACACTATTTTTAATAAGTGCAGGAGGATCTACATCATCAATGAGaagacacaaatgtttgacacgttttgctaacaaaaaacaaacgattttaagttttaaatctgAGAATACTTCTGATGTCACGAAGAAGCTTATGGAAATAAGTTCCAACATCAATGCTCAGGCAATAAGAGAGATAATTGCAAAACTAGTGGCAACCGGAGAACATGTTTTTTCCATAGTAGATAATTGTTGGTTTAGATTCCTTCTTAGGCTTGGTTTTCCTAATTGGGTGCCAGTTTCAAGAACGACAGTTAAGAGAGATGTTATGaaattatatgaagatgaaaagaaaaaattgcttcATGTCTTGAAGGGTGTTGATAAGATTGCTTTGACTACAGATATGTGGACGTCAAACCAACAACTTAGATATATGGCATTAACAGcacatttcattgataaagagTGGAATATGCAACAACGTATCATCAACTTTACTGAAGTTGAGCCACCTCATACTGGGTTAGTTTTAGCAAATGTAATTGCTAAGCATCTTGCAGAGtgagagattaaaaaaaataatatccatTACAGTTGACAACACTTCATCAAACGATGTTCTTGCtagaaaattaaaagataaCATGGAAAAAAGTGGTATCAGCTTGTATTATggaggtaaattttttcatgtgcgaTGTGGTGCACATATTTTGAATCTGATGGTACAAGATGGGTTGAGTGCCATTAAAGATGAAATCATTAGCATTAGAGATgcaattaaatatatcaaaatgtcACCTTCAAGACTCCATGGTTTTGCTGCTGCAGCTAGAGAGTTGGATCTTTCAACGACAAAGAAGTTTGTGTtagatgtaccaactcgatggaattcaacatattttatgttggaaacAGCTCTTGCATATAAAGATGCTTTTGCAAGGTATAGCATGGAAGACCCAGGTTTTGTATGGTTGCTTGGACCTAAGGATTGGGAAAAAATAGCAGTGGTATGTGATTTTCTTCAGGTTTTCTATGATGTGTCCACCTTATTTTCTGGGTCATCGTATGCAACAgcaaacttatattttcttgaaatttggagagTTAAAGAAATATTGCAGGAAAAGGTTGAAAATGAAGGTGGGTTTATGAAGGCAATGGcagtgaaaatgaaggagaaatttgataaatattggaaATCTTGTAACTTGTTAATGATTATTGCATCCATATTAGATCCACGCGTGAAACTCACAttatcagaattttttttttcaagaatttaccagtcaagagaagaaagggaagaacaaatgcaaataataaaacaatcTTTACAAGATGTTTATGAAAGttacattcaaagaaatgaagtggatGTCAATATTTCTACTGCATCAACTACTTCCTCTAGTATTCAAGGTCGAGAGAGTCGAGACGCCCCACGTAGTGGAACAGAGCTATTTTTTGAGTTCTTAGGTAAAGCTGagaatgttgcttttcaggtcaccaaatctgagatagacacatatttggaggatggattgattaagcatgatgataatggtgatgaagattctttcaatattttgcaaTGGTGGAAGGATAAGGAATCTAAGTATcgaattctttcacaaatggcGCGTGATCTGTTGTCAATTCCAAtaacttctgttgcttcagAAAAAGCTTTCAGTACAGGAGGTCGAATTATTAATGATAGTTGTAGTTCATTGATGCCAAAAACAGTTGaagctttggtttgtttgggtAATTGGGTAAAGAATGATGATGATCCAATGCATGAAGTTTTAACAAAAGTAAGTATGTTTTGAAGAAattgtattcattaaatattttgtaaataatttgttaattgactatatgtatttctttcaggttgaggatgaatcaagtgaatatatatcattagaatGATTCAAGTTATCTCTTggtaatgcttttttttttttttttcgttgttttgttttcttttttttcttgatctaatGTGATTCTAGTGTCTGTTTCAGTTGCCTCTTGTAGTTTTCTGCTTTGATGTCCAATGTTCATGACTCATGATTGTGTGAAGAGCTTCTATATGAAGTGAGTATGTGAATTCGAGTTAGTGGTACCGTTTCTTAACTTTCCTTTACCAATTAAGAGCAGTATTTTAAATTTGGCAATAATGTGACATAGCCTTTTTTTCTATGTCATTCAGGAGGTGGCTGTTATTGTGGCTAGAGGAAGGGatgatttattttcaagttttggtTCCTTGAGAGTTGAGAGGAGTGAGGGTTCTCAAAACATTTGTTCACTTATTTTTACATACTTATGAACAAGCTAATTATGTTTAAGTCCCATTCATTTGGAATGAATTTGATGGACTAATTTTCTGCActgtcattttatttgtttatgataCACTCTATGAAACTTTGTAACTTGTAAGTTCAGAAGTCCATCAGGGACCTGCTGTTCTTAGAATCGCTATGGTTGTGAACTTGCGATGGCTGAGGAATTGGGACTTGAGATGGCAATTCGCTCATATGTGAAAGGTGGCAAAACATCTATACCTGTTCAACAACTTTCTGCCTGCACGTTGAATGCTTTCCAAGCAACTGATGAGTGATGACTCATCTATTGCATGTATGTGGTCTATTAGTAATGTACTATTGTTGGTAGTCTGGTGCTGCTGTTGCATACTAAGATATTGATTCATATGTGGTCCTCATGGAAAACCAAGTTGCCAAAGGAAAGTTGGTCTATTATTGTTCACGTGTCTCCAGCATGTGATTGAGTTCTGGTAAGTTATTTACAGTGAGTtccaaatgtgtgtgtgtgttacttatatttcattcttcttgtgattTGCAAtgtataatttttctttattattattactagGCCCAATTTGAGTAAGTCATGGTTTTTAACTCAATTGTATCAGCTAAATGCTTATGTGGACTTCATTGCTTTCAAACGGGCTCCTTCTTTTGTTAGTACTCCTACAAACTGTAAAAAGACTTTTAGATTTCACGTTTGGTGCATGCCTTTACATAATTTTGACTGAAGATATACATTTAAAGGTGTAACTTTTGCCACTAAATTTGAACGATTGGTCACTTCATCTTTGCAGGTCTGGAGATTGGTGGTGAAATGAATCTGACTTCTGGAATTCAAGTGGCTCAACTAGCACTTAAACATCGCCAGAACAAAAAGCAGCAACAGCGAATCATAGTATTTGCTGGAAGGTTTGTGTAACTAACATAATTTGACATACCATGAAAAGTCTTTCGTATTCATTTTCTGCTTGAAATTCTGTGGTTGTAGTCCAattaaacatgataaaaaaaagtctTGGAGGCAATTGGaaagaagttgaaaaagaaTAGTGTTGCTCTTGTCATAGTTGGGTTGAGTCACTGGGTTACACTAATCAGCGTCAACACAAGTTTGTGTCAGAAGATAGATTCATTGGTTGAATCCCTTAATTGAATGAGATTATGTTTTTTGCTAAATACTTACAGTGATGATAAGACTGGTTCATGAGTTCATTGAAAAGGTCAAGGCCCATATCATGATTGGCAGTACAGTACTCGTTTTCCCTAGCTTTTATCTTGATGAAACTCACTTAAGGCGTTGATTAAACCAGAGATCCTGAGGAGTCAAGGGCCTGCCAAGTTCCAGTTTAGCACATGACAGAAAGCGTAAAAGCTGAACTCATCCTTTAAACTTTTTGGGCCTTTTTCCATGTATCTTATCTAACAGTTTGATGAAGCTTGAATTGGTATATTATGTTCCTAAAGTTACGATATTATTGCCCTAAAATGTAGACATGAAAGTGCTCAGCATGCGGGCCCCAACAACAGATTTGGTTTGTAGGTGATTGTGATTGATGGCCGGTCAAAGTTGTAGATCAGTTGAGATTATGTATCTCAAGTTCTCAACTGATTAACTGTAAGTATATTGgtctaaattttttattactGATTCAGTTTCTCTCTGACAAAAAGGTAAAGATGATTCTACAGGTCTACTATCAACTAATTGAGCTTCATTTTGCCTTTTCtgcagttttctttctttcatttcttattaCCATGTTAatatttcttccttctttttaaattttgtgcTCAGTGGTTATTGGGCACCTACAACACACATATTCTTTTGATAGTATTCCTTGCGGTTGTTTCGATGCTGCTAGCGGGTTTCTTCATATACCATGCTCATCTCTGTCTGTCAAACACCACGACTAATGAGGTTTGTTGAGATCTTAATGCGAAGACTGCTTGCTTTTTTTAGGTGACTTTATCTGATGAAATCTtgtattttgaaatttacaGACTTTTAAGTGGGCAGACTACATAAGCTGGAAGACCCGAGTAAACAAGGCTAAGGCAAGCAGCGCAGCCCTCAAGGAGGGTGGGTGCTTGGAGGGGTGGCTTAGTGTATGGCAAAAGCCGTTTCCAAGAAAGAAGGTGCATCTGGCCCTTCTCTGCCTTCCggtgggaggaggaggaagctgCTGCTTCTAAGGA
Above is a window of Nymphaea colorata isolate Beijing-Zhang1983 chromosome 8, ASM883128v2, whole genome shotgun sequence DNA encoding:
- the LOC116258925 gene encoding zinc finger BED domain-containing protein RICESLEEPER 2-like: MEKSGISLYYGGKFFHVRCGAHILNLMVQDGLSAIKDEIISIRDAIKYIKMSPSRLHGFAAAARELDLSTTKKFVLDVPTRWNSTYFMLETALAYKDAFARYSMEDPGFVWLLGPKDWEKIAVVCDFLQVFYDVSTLFSGSSYATANLYFLEIWRVKEILQEKVENEGGFMKAMAVKMKEKFDKYWKSCNLLMIIASILDPRVKLTLSEFFFSRIYQSREEREEQMQIIKQSLQDVYESYIQRNEVDVNISTASTTSSSIQGRESRDAPRSGTELFFEFLGKAENVAFQVTKSEIDTYLEDGLIKHDDNGDEDSFNILQWWKDKESKYRILSQMARDLLSIPITSVASEKAFSTGGRIINDSCSSLMPKTVEALVCLGNWVKNDDDPMHEVLTKVEDESSEYISLE